The following nucleotide sequence is from Streptomyces sp. HUAS CB01.
GCAGGTCGAGGCCACGACGGAGCGGATCGTCGCGGGGGACGCGGAGACCGTGTTCGATGCGCTGGCCGACTACAAGGACACCCGCGCGAAGCTCCTGCCCGGGCACTTCAGCGAGTACCAGGTGCGTGAGGGCGGCGACGGGGAGGGGACGCTCGTCCACTGGAAGCTGCAGGCCACCAGCAAGCGCGTCCGTGACTGCCTCCTCGAGGTCGCCGAGCCGACCG
It contains:
- a CDS encoding SRPBCC family protein; amino-acid sequence: MAQVEATTERIVAGDAETVFDALADYKDTRAKLLPGHFSEYQVREGGDGEGTLVHWKLQATSKRVRDCLLEVAEPTDGQLVEKDRNSSMVTTWTVTPAGEGRSRVVVTTVWNGAGGIGGFFERTFAPKGLARIYDEVLANLATEVEK